Proteins co-encoded in one Cytobacillus sp. NJ13 genomic window:
- a CDS encoding GNAT family N-acetyltransferase: MNTTTVDGKTINAGMPEVCDKKLADAEQKMIKSDIKMVQISKDYETAAKELILNGFQERFGFIDHSLNPDLNCLTETYNAEGALFLAGLIENELVCTGAITNEGKGECRLQRMSVKKEFRGQGIASMMVRQLEDRAKAAGYGKVVLETNIAWDSAVNLYKRCGYKEYKLEDEMIHLSKEI, from the coding sequence CTGAGGTTTGCGACAAAAAGCTGGCTGATGCTGAGCAGAAAATGATTAAATCGGATATTAAGATGGTACAGATCTCAAAAGATTACGAGACTGCTGCAAAAGAATTAATACTGAATGGATTTCAGGAACGCTTCGGGTTTATTGATCATTCGTTAAATCCTGATTTGAATTGCCTTACAGAGACGTATAACGCTGAGGGTGCCCTTTTTCTGGCAGGTTTGATTGAAAATGAACTGGTGTGTACGGGTGCAATTACCAATGAAGGCAAAGGGGAATGCAGGCTGCAGCGAATGTCTGTAAAAAAGGAATTCCGGGGTCAGGGCATTGCCAGTATGATGGTACGGCAACTGGAGGATCGCGCCAAAGCAGCCGGTTACGGAAAAGTTGTCCTCGAAACGAATATTGCCTGGGATAGTGCGGTAAACCTCTATAAACGCTGCGGATATAAGGAATATAAACTGGAAGATGAGATGATTCATCTATCTAAAGAAATTTAG